One genomic region from Panthera tigris isolate Pti1 chromosome D1, P.tigris_Pti1_mat1.1, whole genome shotgun sequence encodes:
- the PSMC3 gene encoding 26S proteasome regulatory subunit 6A translates to MNLLPELESPVTRQEKMATVWDEAEQDGIGEEVLKMSTEEIIQRTRLLDSEIKIMKSEVLRVTHELQAMKDKIKENSEKIKVNKTLPYLVSNVIELLDVDPNDQEEDGANIDLDSQRKGKCAVIKTSTRQTYFLPVIGLVDAEKLKPGDLVGVNKDSYLILETLPTEYDSRVKAMEVDERPTEQYSDIGGLDKQIQELVEAIVLPMNHKEKFENLGIQPPKGVLMYGPPGTGKTLLARACAAQTKATFLKLAGPQLVQMFIGDGAKLVRDAFALAKEKAPSIIFIDELDAIGTKRFDSEKAGDREVQRTMLELLNQLDGFQPNTQVKVIAATNRVDILDPALLRSGRLDRKIEFPMPNEEARARIMQIHSRKMNVSPDVNYEELARCTDDFNGAQCKAVCVEAGMIALRRGATELTHEDYMEGILEVQAKKKANLQYYA, encoded by the exons ATGAATCTGCTGCCGGAACTGGAGAGTCCAGTGACTCGGCAGGAGAAGATGGCTACCGTGTGGGATGAAGCTGAG caagaTGGAATCGGGGAGGAGGTGCTCAAGATGTCCACAGAAGAGATTATCCAGCGCACACGGCTGCTGGACAGTGAGATCAAG ATCATGAAGAGTGAAGTATTGCGAGTGACCCACGAACTCCAGGCCATGAAGGACAAGATCAAAGAGAACAGTGAGAAAATCAAAGTGAACAAGACCCTGCCGTACCTTGTCTCCAACGTCATcgag CTTCTAGATGTTGATCCCAATGACCAAGAGGAGGATGGTGCCAATATTGACCTGGATTCCCAGAGGAAGGGTAAATGTGCAGTGATCAAAACCTCTACCCGACAG ACATACTTCCTGCCTGTGATTGGGTTGGTGGATGCTGAAAAGCTAAAGCCTGGAGACTTGGTG GGTGTGAACAAAGACTCCTATCTGATCCTGGAGACCCTGCCTACAGAGTATGACTCACGGGTGAAAGCCATGGAGGTggatgagaggcccacagaacaATACAGTGACATTGGGGGCCTGGACAAGCAGATTCAGGAG CTGGTGGAGGCCATTGTCCTGCCAATGAACCACAAGGAGAAGTTTGAGAACTTGGGGATCCAGCCTCCAAAAGGGGTGTTGATGTATGGACCTCCAGGTACGGGGAAGACCCTGCTGGCCCGGGCCTGTGCTGCACAGACCAAG GCTACCTTCCTGAAGCTGGCTGGCCCACAGCTGGTGCAGATGTTCATTGGGGATGGTGCCAAGCTGGTCCGCGATGCCTTTGCCCTGGCTAAGGAGAAAGCTCCATCCATTATCTTCATTGATGAGCTGGATGCCATCGGCACTAAGCG CTTTGACAGTGAGAAGGCTGGAGACCGGGAGGTACAGAGGACAATGTTGGAGCTTTTGAACCAACTGGACGGGTTCCAGCCCAACACTCAAGTAAAG GTAATTGCAGCCACCAACAGGGTGGACATCTTGGACCCCGCACTTCTCCGCTCAGGCCGTCTGGACCGAAAGATTGAATTCCCGATGCCCAACGAGGAGGCCCGGGCCAGAATCATGCAGATCCACTCCCGCAAGATGAACGTCAG TCCTGACGTGAACTATGAGGAGCTGGCCCGCTGTACGGATGACTTCAATGGGGCCCAGTGCAAGGCCGTGTGTGTGGAGGCG GGCATGATCGCGCTGCGCAGGGGCGCCACAGAGCTCACCCATGAGGACTACATGGAGGGCATCCTGGAAGTGCAGGCCAAGAAGAAAGCCAACCTGCAGTACTACGCCTAG
- the RAPSN gene encoding 43 kDa receptor-associated protein of the synapse, whose translation MGQDQTKQQIEKGLQLYQSNQTEKALHVWMKVLEKSADLVGRFRVLGCLVTAHSEMGRYKEMLKFAVVQIDTARELEDADLLLESYLNLARSNEKLCEFHKTVSYCKTCLGLPGTRAGAQLGGQVSLSMGNAFLGLSLFQKALESFEKALRYAHNNDDAMLECRVCCSLGSFYAQVKDYEKALFFPCKAAELVNDYGKGWSLKYRAMSQYHMAVAYRLLGHLGSAMECCEESMKIALQHGDRPLQALCLLCFADIHRSRGDLETAFPRYDSAMSIMTEIGNRLGQVQVLLGVAKCWIARKALDKALDAIEKAQDLAEEVGNKLSQLKLHCLSESIYRSKGLQRELRAHVVRFHECVEETELYCGLCGESIGERNSRLQALPCSHIFHLRCLQNNGTRSCPNCRRSSVKPGFV comes from the exons ATGGGGCAGGACCAGACGAAGCAGCAGATCGAGAAGGGGCTCCAGTTGTACCAGTCCAACCAGACAGAGAAGGCGCTGCACGTGTGGATGAAGGTGCTGGAGAAGAGCGCGGACCTCGTGGGGCGCTTCCGCGTGCTGGGCTGCCTGGTCACGGCACACTCGGAGATGGGCCGCTACAAGGAGATGCTGAAG TTCGCTGTGGTGCAGATCGACACCGCTCGGGAGCTGGAGGATGCTGACCTCCTTCTGGAGAGCTACCTGAACCTGGCGCGCAGCAACGAGAAGCTGTGTGAGTTTCACAAGACCGTCTCCTATTGCAAGACCTGCCTTGGCCTGCCTGGCACCAGGGCAGGCGCCCAGCTCGGAGGCCAGGTCAGCCTGAGCATGGGCAatgcctttctgggcctcagcctcTTCCAGAAGGCCCTGGAGAGCTTCGAGAAGGCCCTGCGCTATGCCCACAACAACGATGATGCCATGCTCGAGTGCCGTGTCTGCTGCAGCCTGGGCAGCTTCTATGCCCAGGTCAAG GACTACGAGAAAGCCCTGTTCTTCCCCTGCAAGGCCGCAGAGCTCGTTAACGACTACGGCAAAGGCTGGAGCCTCAAGTACCGGGCCATGAGCCAGTACCACATGGCCGTGGCATATCGCCTGCTGGGCCACCTGGGTAGCGCCATGGAGTGTTgtgag GAGTCTATGAAGATTGCACTGCAGCATGGGGACCGGCCACTACAGGCACTCTGCCTGCTCTGCTTTGCTGACATCCACCGGAGCCGTGGGGACCTGGAG ACAGCCTTCCCCAGGTACGACTCCGCCATGAGCATCATGACTGAGATTGGAAACCGCCTGGGGCAGGTGCAGGTGCTGCTGGGTGTGGCCAAATGCTGGATAGCCAGGAAGGCACTGGACAAG GCTCTGGATGCCATCGAGAAAGCCCAGGACCTGGCCGAGGAAGTGGGGAACAAG CTGAGCCAACTCAAGCTGCACTGCCTGAGCGAGAGCATCTATCGCAGCAAGGGGCTGCAGAGGGAGCTGCGTGCGCACGTAGTGCGCTTCCATGAGTGCGTGGAGGAGACGGAGCTCTACTGCGGCCTGTGCGGCGAGTCCATAGGCGAGAGGAACAGCCGGCTGcaggccctgccctgctcccacatCTTCCATCTCAG GTGCCTGCAGAACAATGGGACACGCAGCTGCCCTAACTGCCGCCGCTCATCCGTGAAGCCTGGCTTTGTGTGA